A single window of Thalassomonas viridans DNA harbors:
- the kynU gene encoding kynureninase — MIFENTLAFAREQDKLDPLAPYRQQFHHPVIDGQQVLYFTGNSLGLQPKSARDYVNSELDEWAKWGVEGHFNGKNPWVSYHEILTPASAELVGANESEVVCMNSLTTNLHLLFVSFYQPDGKRFKIISEAKMFPSDRYLLETQVRHHGFDPDEAIIEIAPREGEFLIREQDILDAIEEHRDELALVFFGGVNYFTGQLFDMKTLTRAAHKAGALAGFDLAHAAGNVPLSLHDWDVDFAAWCSYKYLNGSAGNVAAIFVHDRHGNNTELKRFGGWWGHDKERRFLMENHFQPMTGAEGWQISNAPVMGMAILKASLDIFAEAGMAALREKSLKLTAYLEYIFNQVVAQFPGYRLQIITPTDPQKRGCQLSIKLIGSDKKFFEALTKAGVIADFREPDVIRLSPTPLYNSFEDVYRFGETLQALLAQRGH; from the coding sequence ATGATATTTGAGAATACTCTGGCCTTTGCCCGGGAGCAGGACAAACTTGATCCTCTGGCGCCTTACCGGCAGCAGTTTCACCACCCGGTCATAGACGGGCAACAAGTGCTGTATTTCACCGGAAACTCCCTGGGTTTGCAGCCAAAATCCGCCAGGGACTATGTCAACAGCGAGCTTGATGAATGGGCGAAATGGGGCGTTGAAGGGCATTTTAACGGTAAGAATCCCTGGGTCAGTTACCATGAAATACTCACCCCGGCTTCTGCTGAACTGGTGGGGGCAAACGAGTCCGAAGTGGTGTGTATGAATTCCCTCACCACTAACCTGCATTTGCTTTTTGTCTCCTTTTACCAGCCAGATGGCAAACGCTTTAAAATCATCAGCGAAGCGAAAATGTTTCCTTCCGACCGTTACCTGCTGGAAACCCAGGTGCGCCATCACGGTTTTGACCCGGATGAAGCCATTATCGAAATTGCGCCGCGGGAAGGGGAGTTCCTGATCCGCGAGCAGGATATACTCGATGCCATTGAAGAACACAGAGACGAGCTGGCGTTAGTGTTTTTTGGCGGCGTCAACTACTTCACCGGCCAGCTGTTTGACATGAAAACCCTTACCCGGGCTGCCCACAAAGCAGGAGCCCTGGCGGGGTTTGATCTGGCCCATGCCGCAGGCAATGTGCCCTTAAGCCTGCACGACTGGGATGTCGACTTTGCCGCCTGGTGCAGCTACAAATACCTTAACGGCAGTGCCGGGAATGTTGCCGCGATTTTTGTCCACGACAGGCACGGCAATAATACCGAACTCAAACGTTTCGGCGGCTGGTGGGGGCATGATAAAGAGCGCCGCTTCCTGATGGAAAATCATTTCCAGCCGATGACAGGAGCCGAAGGCTGGCAGATCAGCAATGCCCCTGTGATGGGCATGGCGATATTAAAAGCTTCATTAGACATTTTCGCCGAGGCGGGCATGGCGGCCCTGAGGGAAAAAAGCCTGAAACTGACAGCCTATCTGGAATATATTTTCAACCAGGTGGTGGCTCAGTTTCCCGGTTACCGGCTGCAGATCATTACCCCGACAGATCCGCAAAAACGCGGCTGCCAGTTGTCGATAAAGCTCATCGGCAGCGACAAGAAGTTCTTTGAAGCCTTGACAAAAGCCGGGGTGATCGCCGATTTCCGTGAGCCGGATGTGATCCGTCTATCGCCGACTCCTTTATACAACAGTTTTGAAGACGTTTACCGCTTCGGGGAAACATTACAAGCCTTACTGGCGCAACGCGGGCACTGA
- a CDS encoding PEP-CTERM sorting domain-containing protein — protein sequence MILRIIILLGTFFFTGLSAQASPIVFTDNFDSGDLSHWSVLGGQWHVQDGTLHQSASASYYTANPGQVIALNGGYSDDFLFRTTLGAEDIRVGWSAVGIAFNIQDASNFYSMHFFPGWSGGAFRFTRFIDGQISYVTSGDANIGFTPATGNSYSMQVQGRGNEFTASIWDNSNFEALPVFEQSYTDDTFTGGTAGLWSQEGKGYFDNVSTDFLPGSSTAPVPEPATAMLLGLALVGFAVRKKMSN from the coding sequence ATGATTTTAAGAATAATAATATTGTTAGGCACTTTTTTCTTCACCGGCCTGAGCGCTCAGGCATCCCCCATAGTATTTACCGACAATTTCGATTCCGGCGATTTAAGCCACTGGAGCGTACTCGGAGGGCAATGGCACGTACAGGACGGAACTTTACATCAAAGCGCAAGTGCGAGCTATTACACGGCGAATCCGGGACAGGTTATCGCCCTTAACGGCGGATATAGCGATGACTTTCTTTTCAGGACTACGCTGGGGGCTGAAGATATCCGGGTCGGCTGGAGCGCGGTCGGTATCGCCTTTAACATTCAGGATGCGTCAAACTTTTATTCCATGCACTTTTTCCCCGGTTGGAGCGGCGGCGCTTTTCGTTTTACCCGCTTTATTGACGGCCAGATTTCTTATGTAACCTCAGGCGATGCCAATATCGGCTTTACCCCGGCTACCGGCAACAGCTACAGCATGCAGGTACAGGGCCGTGGCAATGAGTTTACCGCCAGCATCTGGGACAATAGCAACTTCGAAGCCTTGCCTGTTTTCGAACAAAGTTATACCGATGATACTTTCACCGGCGGCACGGCTGGTTTGTGGAGCCAGGAAGGCAAAGGCTATTTCGATAATGTCAGCACAGACTTCCTTCCCGGTTCAAGTACAGCCCCGGTGCCTGAGCCGGCCACGGCCATGCTGCTTGGCCTGGCATTAGTCGGGTTTGCCGTCAGAAAGAAAATGAGCAACTAA
- a CDS encoding sensor domain-containing diguanylate cyclase, whose product MFKLEGFNVTALSISGSVLVFALMVHFQAFWQPWQHILVNVLYALIGITIVFAAQFSRSRFSLLAALWLLFYLSFEYTLPWSAWLKNHKDWMLLTGVGVFALFSVIKDRGLFSVHGPGRLLIIAMCGLIAHVWLWASELIIAQVPKTDPAYDYVQLLALEVPVVFASMVLLWQSLVKANLLLSALLVSFIIWCVQYYQLIALPWEVILTVLVCHYLLVVIIDSYFLAYRDELTALPSRRALNQLALSLGRKYTVAMMDIDHFKKFNDTYGHDIGDQVLKLVASKLSKVRGGGKVYRYGGEEFTVVFPGKSASHAAAELEKLRQAIADYKMVIRDPNRKTKQARNGSKNKGMKTVSITISIGVAARGSKQNFDRVLKLADEALYRAKKNGRNNVSY is encoded by the coding sequence TTGTTTAAGTTAGAAGGTTTTAATGTTACCGCATTGAGTATTTCAGGCTCAGTGCTGGTATTTGCCCTGATGGTGCATTTTCAGGCGTTTTGGCAGCCGTGGCAGCATATCCTGGTGAATGTCTTATATGCCCTGATCGGTATTACCATAGTTTTTGCCGCCCAGTTCAGCCGTAGCCGCTTTTCCCTGTTGGCTGCCTTATGGTTGCTCTTTTATCTCAGTTTTGAATATACCTTGCCCTGGTCTGCCTGGCTAAAAAATCATAAGGACTGGATGTTATTAACCGGGGTTGGTGTTTTTGCGTTATTTTCCGTGATCAAAGACCGGGGACTGTTTTCCGTACATGGCCCGGGGCGTCTGTTGATCATTGCCATGTGCGGCCTGATCGCCCACGTCTGGCTGTGGGCGAGTGAACTGATCATCGCTCAGGTGCCGAAAACCGATCCCGCCTACGATTATGTGCAGTTGCTGGCACTGGAAGTACCTGTGGTGTTCGCCAGTATGGTTTTGCTGTGGCAAAGCCTGGTAAAGGCTAATTTGTTGTTAAGTGCTTTGCTGGTGAGCTTTATTATCTGGTGTGTTCAGTATTACCAGTTAATCGCTTTGCCCTGGGAAGTCATTTTAACCGTGCTGGTGTGTCACTACTTGCTGGTGGTAATTATAGATTCCTATTTTCTCGCCTATCGGGATGAGCTGACTGCTCTACCTTCGCGCCGGGCATTGAACCAGCTGGCCCTGTCCCTGGGACGAAAATATACCGTGGCTATGATGGATATAGATCACTTTAAAAAGTTCAATGATACCTATGGCCATGATATCGGCGATCAGGTATTGAAGCTGGTGGCCTCCAAACTTTCCAAGGTACGCGGCGGCGGTAAGGTATACCGTTATGGCGGTGAAGAATTTACCGTGGTTTTTCCCGGGAAGTCCGCCTCCCATGCTGCGGCTGAGCTGGAAAAATTACGCCAGGCCATTGCCGACTATAAAATGGTGATCCGCGATCCTAACCGTAAAACCAAACAGGCGCGCAACGGCAGCAAAAATAAGGGGATGAAAACCGTCAGTATTACTATTTCTATCGGGGTTGCCGCGCGCGGCAGTAAACAAAATTTTGACCGGGTACTGAAACTGGCGGATGAAGCCCTGTACCGGGCCAAGAAAAACGGCCGTAATAATGTCAGTTACTGA
- a CDS encoding 3-hydroxyanthranilate 3,4-dioxygenase, translating to MGRLAAFNFQQWIEEHKHLLKPPVGNVQIWQDTDMMVTVVGGPNKRTDFHDDPVEEFFYQLKGDMVLKVIEDGEHRDVFIREGDIFFLPAHVRHSPQRPVAGSIGLVIEPKRPPGELDAFEWYCFNCQALVHRKEVRLESIVKDLPPLYQAFYQDEQARTCPGCGELHPGKEPPEGWVTLESKA from the coding sequence ATGGGTAGATTAGCCGCGTTTAATTTTCAGCAATGGATTGAAGAGCACAAACACCTGCTTAAACCGCCGGTTGGCAATGTCCAGATCTGGCAGGATACCGATATGATGGTCACTGTGGTTGGGGGCCCCAACAAACGCACCGACTTTCATGATGATCCGGTGGAAGAGTTTTTCTACCAGCTTAAGGGCGACATGGTGTTAAAAGTCATTGAAGACGGCGAGCACAGGGATGTTTTTATCCGCGAAGGGGACATTTTCTTTCTGCCGGCGCATGTGCGCCACTCGCCGCAGCGTCCGGTGGCGGGCAGTATAGGTTTGGTTATCGAGCCCAAGCGTCCCCCCGGAGAGCTGGATGCCTTTGAATGGTACTGTTTTAATTGTCAGGCCCTGGTGCACCGAAAGGAGGTGCGGCTTGAGTCCATTGTTAAAGACTTGCCGCCCCTGTATCAGGCTTTTTATCAGGATGAGCAGGCCCGCACCTGTCCCGGGTGCGGTGAACTGCACCCGGGTAAAGAGCCGCCTGAAGGCTGGGTAACCCTGGAAAGTAAAGCATAA
- a CDS encoding amidohydrolase family protein translates to MKVVDIHSHFFPKSWEDLSLKFGGLPHGGDWPWLRHAGDGKAMLMKGEQEFRPIYSACWDPQVRLEEMARDGVDKQIISATPILFAYEKPVAQALYCARLFNDAALEICAGGQGKLFALAQVPLQDADSACEEVSRAKKNGHVGVQIGNHVGLKNMDDSGVLTFLQHCAEEDIPVFVHPWDMMASERTKDYMMGWTVGMPAETQLSIVSLILGGGFDRLSDRLKICFAHGGGSFAFLLGRLENAWLHRDIARGRSEHPPSYYLDRFYLDTAVFDPDALHFLIGKMGEDRLMFGTDYPFPLGEQQMGQLIKTTPGLTDDTRQKLLASNAEHFFCI, encoded by the coding sequence ATGAAAGTTGTTGATATCCATTCCCATTTTTTTCCAAAGTCATGGGAGGATTTGTCCCTGAAGTTTGGCGGTTTACCTCACGGCGGCGACTGGCCCTGGCTCAGGCACGCCGGTGACGGTAAAGCCATGCTGATGAAAGGGGAGCAGGAATTCAGGCCTATCTATTCCGCCTGTTGGGATCCGCAGGTGCGGCTGGAAGAAATGGCGCGCGACGGTGTAGACAAGCAGATTATCTCTGCCACCCCGATCTTATTTGCTTATGAAAAGCCCGTTGCCCAGGCGTTGTACTGCGCCCGGTTATTTAACGATGCCGCGCTGGAGATTTGCGCCGGCGGCCAGGGGAAGTTGTTTGCCCTGGCCCAGGTGCCGCTTCAGGATGCCGATTCCGCCTGCGAGGAAGTCAGCCGGGCGAAGAAAAATGGCCATGTCGGGGTACAGATAGGCAATCATGTCGGCTTGAAAAACATGGATGACAGCGGCGTGTTAACCTTTTTGCAGCACTGCGCCGAAGAAGATATTCCGGTATTCGTCCACCCCTGGGACATGATGGCAAGCGAGCGCACCAAAGATTATATGATGGGCTGGACCGTGGGCATGCCGGCAGAAACCCAGCTGTCGATTGTCTCCCTTATTCTCGGCGGCGGCTTTGACCGTTTAAGCGACAGGTTAAAAATTTGCTTTGCCCATGGCGGCGGTTCGTTTGCCTTTTTGCTGGGGCGGCTGGAAAACGCCTGGTTGCACCGGGACATTGCCAGAGGCAGATCCGAGCATCCTCCCAGCTATTATCTGGATCGCTTTTATCTCGATACCGCGGTATTCGATCCCGATGCCCTGCATTTTTTGATTGGGAAGATGGGGGAAGACAGACTGATGTTTGGCACCGACTACCCCTTCCCCTTAGGGGAACAGCAAATGGGTCAGTTGATAAAAACCACTCCGGGATTAACAGACGATACCCGGCAAAAACTATTGGCAAGCAATGCCGAGCATTTTTTTTGCATATAA
- a CDS encoding FAD-dependent oxidoreductase, with amino-acid sequence MTKQEKENIAIVGAGPVGALLAVMLARKGYKIDLFESRPDSRAKALYQGKSINLALSDRGWLALKAIGLDEEIRRQAIPMTCRMIHALDGGLTRQPYGKDNQAIWSVSRAGINEQLITLAEQQAGVEVHFEHKLTGLDFNSGTCSFALSHQDAAREAAGASVDYTRELVFGADGTFSKVRRLAQELAGQRISYSMDYMPQTYIELTIPANSDGSFMMEKNALHIWPRKNFMLIALPNPDGSFTCTLFMDLQGEISFESLDEEHKVAVFFRQYFPDAVPLLTDPVATFMAKAPSPLCLVHIDPWVVNNKVALIGDAAHAMVPFYGQGMNCGFEDCRILSELVDKHEHDWPEILPAYQSARKENCDAIIELAKRNFVEMSDLAGDARFLLRKKIEAKFSEMYPELWIPLYSMVTFSPELPYAHALAIGEVQKEIMDEVMNSPDIEQNWQAESTYQLLYQLAQEKLTPNILAKALSNKEINTISDTREVKA; translated from the coding sequence ATGACCAAGCAGGAAAAAGAAAATATTGCCATTGTCGGCGCCGGCCCGGTCGGGGCTTTGCTGGCGGTGATGCTGGCCAGGAAAGGTTATAAAATCGATTTGTTTGAGTCCAGGCCCGACTCCCGCGCTAAGGCGCTTTATCAGGGGAAGTCCATTAACCTGGCCCTGTCGGACCGCGGCTGGCTTGCCCTTAAAGCGATAGGCTTAGATGAGGAAATACGCCGTCAGGCCATCCCCATGACCTGCCGTATGATACACGCCCTGGACGGCGGCCTGACGCGCCAGCCTTACGGCAAGGACAACCAGGCCATCTGGTCGGTTTCCCGCGCCGGCATCAATGAACAGCTGATCACTTTGGCGGAGCAGCAAGCCGGGGTGGAGGTGCATTTTGAGCATAAGCTGACCGGCCTGGATTTTAACTCCGGCACCTGTTCTTTTGCTCTGTCACATCAGGATGCTGCCCGGGAGGCGGCCGGGGCAAGTGTTGATTATACCCGGGAGCTGGTATTTGGCGCCGACGGTACCTTTTCCAAAGTCAGGCGCCTGGCGCAGGAACTAGCCGGTCAGCGCATCAGTTACAGCATGGATTATATGCCGCAAACCTATATCGAACTGACGATACCGGCAAATAGCGACGGCAGTTTTATGATGGAAAAAAATGCCCTGCATATCTGGCCGCGCAAAAACTTTATGCTGATCGCCCTGCCTAATCCCGACGGATCTTTCACCTGTACCTTGTTTATGGATCTGCAAGGGGAAATATCCTTTGAATCTTTAGACGAAGAGCATAAAGTGGCGGTATTTTTCCGGCAGTACTTTCCCGATGCCGTGCCGCTATTGACCGATCCGGTAGCGACTTTTATGGCGAAAGCACCGTCGCCCTTGTGCCTGGTGCATATAGATCCCTGGGTCGTCAACAATAAGGTGGCGCTGATCGGCGATGCCGCCCATGCCATGGTGCCCTTTTACGGCCAGGGCATGAACTGCGGCTTTGAAGATTGCCGGATTTTATCCGAGCTGGTGGATAAACATGAGCATGATTGGCCTGAGATACTGCCAGCCTATCAGAGTGCACGTAAGGAAAATTGCGACGCCATCATCGAGCTGGCCAAACGTAATTTTGTTGAAATGAGCGATCTGGCCGGGGATGCCAGGTTTTTGCTGAGGAAAAAAATAGAAGCCAAATTTAGTGAGATGTATCCCGAGCTTTGGATCCCCCTGTATTCTATGGTAACTTTCTCCCCTGAGCTGCCATATGCCCATGCCCTGGCCATAGGGGAAGTACAAAAAGAAATTATGGATGAGGTGATGAATTCGCCGGATATCGAACAGAACTGGCAGGCGGAATCGACTTATCAGCTGTTGTATCAATTGGCACAGGAAAAGTTAACGCCGAACATCTTGGCGAAAGCCCTATCTAATAAAGAAATAAACACCATATCTGACACAAGGGAAGTTAAAGCATGA
- a CDS encoding RidA family protein — translation MSTTAKLVAGKATPRGAFPHVKVAGDFIFISGTSSRLPDNSFAGVEVDEMGTTNLDIKAQTRAVIENIGDILNSVGADFSDLVEISSFLVNMNDFGGYNQVYGEYFDETGPTRTTVAVHQLPHPHLLIECKAVAYKPGMSQKGAS, via the coding sequence ATGAGTACAACAGCTAAGTTGGTGGCGGGAAAGGCAACACCCAGGGGAGCATTCCCACATGTTAAAGTTGCCGGTGATTTTATCTTTATTTCCGGCACCAGCTCCCGCTTGCCGGATAACAGCTTTGCCGGTGTCGAAGTGGATGAAATGGGCACCACTAACCTGGATATCAAAGCACAAACCCGGGCGGTGATTGAAAATATCGGCGATATCTTAAATTCTGTCGGGGCTGATTTTAGCGACCTGGTGGAGATCAGCAGCTTTTTGGTGAACATGAATGATTTTGGCGGTTACAACCAGGTATATGGTGAATATTTCGATGAAACCGGGCCGACACGCACCACGGTTGCCGTACACCAACTGCCCCATCCCCATTTATTGATTGAATGCAAGGCGGTGGCCTATAAGCCGGGTATGAGCCAAAAAGGGGCAAGCTAA
- a CDS encoding PEP-CTERM sorting domain-containing protein, with protein MITFDNWQHNSSDHIDWQVTIDDESHKDYFTFNVSIGKENPSGDILGFAFDSLADFDLTTDLVNYSTYELSSFGTDSLNCGPGCNFNGAVSTGFDYIFRVGQQGSGNDYVSEFSFGLAKNGFSLDENLFSRIGIRAQSVGNDCENTNCNGSVKDYSQTPNVIPPGDEVTEVPEPGTALLLGLTLFGFAVRRKK; from the coding sequence ATGATTACCTTTGATAACTGGCAACACAACAGCAGTGACCATATCGATTGGCAGGTTACAATAGACGATGAAAGCCATAAGGATTACTTTACCTTTAACGTCAGTATCGGCAAAGAAAATCCCAGCGGGGATATTCTGGGGTTTGCCTTCGACAGCCTGGCTGACTTTGATCTGACGACAGATCTGGTCAACTACTCAACTTATGAGCTGTCTTCGTTTGGCACCGATTCCTTAAACTGCGGCCCTGGCTGTAACTTTAACGGTGCGGTCAGTACCGGGTTTGACTATATTTTCAGGGTTGGCCAACAAGGCTCCGGCAATGATTATGTCAGCGAGTTCTCTTTTGGCCTGGCCAAAAACGGTTTTTCCCTGGACGAAAACCTATTTAGCCGGATAGGCATAAGGGCGCAGTCCGTCGGCAATGACTGCGAAAATACGAACTGTAACGGTAGTGTAAAAGACTATTCCCAAACCCCGAATGTTATACCGCCGGGTGACGAAGTCACAGAAGTGCCGGAGCCAGGCACGGCCCTGCTGCTGGGTTTGACGCTATTCGGATTTGCTGTCAGGAGAAAAAAGTAA
- a CDS encoding PEP-CTERM sorting domain-containing protein, translating into MIKTFFTALLLSFTAASQATVISFEDWQYNSGYQIDWRVTVDDESNDGFFTFNIGIGTANPTGDILGFAFDTTGDFDIPADLVNYSSYDFSNYSQDSLSCGPGCNFNGATRFSFDNLFRVGDQGSGSDYVTLFSFGLAQNGLTLDESLFTRVAIRAQSVGNDCDINNCNGSVKDISEDPTTVTPTPVPEPGTAMLLGLALLGFTAKRTIHSNK; encoded by the coding sequence ATGATCAAAACATTCTTTACCGCACTTCTGCTATCTTTCACCGCCGCGAGCCAGGCTACCGTTATCAGTTTTGAAGACTGGCAATATAACAGCGGCTATCAAATTGACTGGCGGGTCACCGTTGACGACGAAAGCAATGACGGCTTTTTTACTTTTAATATCGGCATAGGCACGGCAAATCCGACCGGCGATATATTAGGCTTTGCTTTTGATACCACCGGAGACTTTGACATTCCCGCCGATTTGGTCAATTACTCAAGCTATGACTTTTCAAACTATAGCCAGGACTCACTAAGCTGCGGTCCGGGTTGTAACTTCAACGGCGCCACCCGCTTCAGTTTTGACAACCTCTTTAGAGTAGGAGATCAAGGTTCAGGCAGTGACTATGTTACCTTGTTCTCTTTCGGGCTGGCCCAAAACGGTCTAACACTGGACGAAAGCCTGTTTACCCGGGTAGCGATACGCGCCCAGTCGGTAGGAAACGACTGCGATATCAATAACTGCAACGGCAGTGTCAAAGATATTTCAGAAGATCCGACCACGGTTACACCAACACCTGTTCCTGAGCCCGGCACAGCTATGCTGCTCGGACTGGCTTTACTGGGATTTACCGCCAAAAGAACGATACACTCCAATAAATAA
- a CDS encoding 2-hydroxymuconic semialdehyde dehydrogenase, with protein MDILQSYINGEFVDSGEYFDNINPVNGEVIASISEANEAMIGQAIASAREALSGPWGRLSVNERSVLLHKVADRMAEREQEFIDAEIADTGKSLFQVKTIDIPRGTANFRFFADQVKYQGGESFVTQTPGGEKALNYSVNKPLGVVAVISPWNLPLLLATWKVAPALACGNCVILKPSEETSSTAVLLAQVMDEVGVPKGVFNLILGRGKVVGDKLTTAPGIDAVTFTGASATGKQIMKSVAETVKPISFELGGKNAAIVFAKADIDKAVAGVIRSTFTNCGQVCLCTEKVYVHRSLFTPFLERLKQAAENIKIGYPLEQDVFMGPLVSKVHQQKVLAYYRLAREEGAEVVTGGGVPVFNDDRDSGCFIEPTILTGLGDEARVNQEEIFGPVCHVSVFDDEEEVIRRVNNTPYGLAAAIWTEHLAQAHRVAAKIDVGLVWVNTWFLRDLRAPFGGVKLSGIGREGGEHSLAFYSEPSNICIKIDE; from the coding sequence ATGGACATACTTCAATCTTATATTAACGGTGAATTTGTTGATAGTGGCGAATATTTTGACAATATCAACCCGGTAAACGGTGAGGTTATCGCCAGCATCTCCGAAGCGAACGAGGCTATGATCGGCCAGGCCATCGCCAGTGCCCGCGAGGCACTATCCGGGCCCTGGGGCCGGTTGAGCGTCAATGAGCGCAGTGTGCTGCTGCATAAGGTGGCGGATCGCATGGCCGAACGCGAGCAGGAGTTTATCGATGCGGAAATTGCCGATACCGGCAAGTCGTTATTCCAGGTAAAAACCATAGATATTCCCCGCGGCACCGCCAATTTTCGCTTTTTTGCCGATCAGGTGAAATACCAGGGCGGGGAAAGCTTTGTCACTCAAACCCCGGGCGGGGAAAAAGCACTGAATTATAGTGTCAATAAACCGCTTGGGGTGGTGGCGGTTATTTCTCCCTGGAATCTGCCGCTATTGCTGGCGACCTGGAAAGTGGCCCCGGCACTGGCCTGCGGTAACTGCGTGATCTTAAAACCGTCGGAAGAGACCTCCTCGACTGCCGTTTTGCTGGCCCAGGTGATGGATGAAGTGGGTGTGCCCAAAGGGGTTTTTAACCTTATTTTAGGGCGCGGCAAAGTGGTAGGCGACAAGCTTACCACCGCGCCCGGCATAGATGCGGTGACCTTTACCGGCGCTTCGGCAACCGGCAAACAAATCATGAAATCAGTGGCCGAGACGGTGAAACCTATTTCGTTTGAATTAGGAGGAAAAAATGCCGCCATCGTTTTTGCTAAGGCGGATATAGATAAAGCCGTTGCCGGGGTGATCCGCTCTACCTTTACCAATTGTGGCCAGGTGTGCCTGTGTACCGAAAAGGTGTATGTACACCGCTCGCTGTTTACCCCTTTCCTCGAACGCCTGAAGCAGGCAGCAGAAAATATCAAAATCGGCTATCCGCTGGAGCAGGATGTCTTTATGGGGCCTTTGGTTTCCAAAGTGCACCAGCAAAAAGTGCTGGCCTATTACCGGCTGGCCCGGGAGGAAGGGGCCGAAGTGGTTACCGGCGGCGGCGTGCCGGTATTTAACGATGACAGGGACAGCGGCTGTTTTATCGAGCCGACTATTCTTACCGGTTTAGGCGACGAGGCCAGGGTCAACCAGGAAGAGATTTTTGGTCCCGTATGCCATGTTTCTGTTTTTGACGATGAAGAGGAGGTGATCCGCCGGGTTAACAATACCCCTTATGGTCTGGCGGCGGCTATCTGGACCGAACATCTGGCCCAGGCTCACAGGGTGGCGGCTAAAATCGACGTCGGTCTTGTTTGGGTGAATACCTGGTTTTTACGGGACCTCAGGGCGCCGTTTGGTGGGGTGAAATTATCGGGCATCGGCCGGGAAGGGGGCGAGCACTCGCTCGCCTTCTATAGCGAGCCCAGCAATATCTGCATAAAAATTGATGAATAA
- a CDS encoding sodium-dependent transporter produces the protein MSISRDSFHSRIGFVLSAAGSAIGLGNIWGFPTNAANNGGGAFLFVYLIVTLLLALPALFAEIYIGNQAQKNPVSALGEACAPRMPRVGRAVGKLGLCGAVMMLSFYTIVAGWMLAHALSAITQLTGLTELSAWLASDSTVRNVIFTPIFILLGAAIIHQGVHAGIEKWSARLMPILLAMLIGLIVYILQQEGAGEGLAVYLIPDFNQVTDPKLVISAMGQAFFSLSIGVGGMMVYGSYMQKGKDLGKLVISIGALDTLIAFLAGLLIIPALFVAQHAGHEIFNNDQLIGEGQLIFQILPALFNSMGTVGLIVAAGFFSLLSIAALTSTISSTEVPVSYLVEEKSLARGKATWLISSIVLCCSMLLVAFFDVLFGFVIRVLTTIFQPLSCLFYFFVVGWIWNRGNKLTDKSALDNNIYLKLWGNYLRFVCPVLLTIVFINVAFIA, from the coding sequence ATGTCCATAAGCAGAGATTCCTTCCATTCACGTATCGGCTTCGTCCTGTCGGCAGCCGGCTCGGCCATAGGGCTGGGCAATATCTGGGGTTTTCCCACCAATGCCGCCAATAACGGCGGCGGCGCCTTCTTATTCGTTTACTTGATAGTCACCCTGTTGCTGGCGCTGCCGGCACTGTTTGCCGAAATTTATATCGGTAACCAGGCACAAAAAAATCCGGTCAGCGCTTTAGGAGAAGCCTGTGCCCCCCGTATGCCCCGTGTTGGCCGTGCCGTGGGTAAGCTGGGCCTGTGCGGCGCTGTGATGATGTTAAGTTTTTATACCATAGTCGCCGGCTGGATGCTGGCCCATGCCCTCTCTGCGATTACCCAACTGACGGGCCTGACCGAGTTGTCCGCCTGGCTTGCCAGTGACAGCACAGTCCGTAATGTTATCTTTACCCCGATCTTTATCCTGCTAGGGGCAGCGATTATTCATCAGGGCGTTCATGCCGGCATTGAAAAATGGTCTGCCAGGCTGATGCCGATATTGCTGGCCATGCTTATCGGCCTGATTGTCTATATCCTGCAACAGGAAGGCGCCGGAGAAGGTCTGGCGGTATACCTGATCCCCGACTTTAACCAGGTCACAGATCCCAAACTGGTGATTTCCGCCATGGGGCAGGCATTTTTCTCCCTCTCCATCGGGGTCGGCGGCATGATGGTCTACGGCTCCTACATGCAAAAAGGCAAAGACCTGGGCAAGCTTGTGATTTCCATCGGCGCCCTGGATACCCTGATCGCCTTTTTAGCCGGTTTACTGATAATCCCGGCATTATTTGTCGCCCAGCACGCAGGCCATGAAATCTTCAACAATGATCAATTAATCGGGGAAGGCCAGCTGATCTTCCAAATCCTGCCGGCGCTGTTTAATTCCATGGGTACGGTAGGTTTAATCGTAGCCGCCGGATTTTTCTCGCTCTTGTCCATTGCCGCCCTGACCTCTACCATTTCCTCCACCGAAGTACCGGTTTCCTACCTGGTGGAAGAAAAGTCTTTGGCCCGGGGCAAGGCCACCTGGTTAATTTCTTCTATCGTCCTGTGTTGCAGCATGCTGCTGGTAGCCTTTTTTGATGTCTTATTCGGGTTCGTGATCCGGGTACTCACTACCATTTTCCAGCCGCTGAGCTGCTTGTTTTATTTCTTTGTGGTCGGCTGGATCTGGAACCGGGGCAACAAACTCACCGACAAATCGGCGCTTGATAACAATATCTATTTAAAACTCTGGGGCAATTACCTGCGTTTTGTTTGTCCGGTATTGTTGACCATAGTCTTTATCAACGTTGCTTTTATTGCTTAA